In Osmia bicornis bicornis chromosome 10, iOsmBic2.1, whole genome shotgun sequence, one genomic interval encodes:
- the LOC114879679 gene encoding cilia- and flagella-associated protein 52 isoform X1 has product MNVNELEIFSVIAFDGLTRNGLRQHPDGEHLAYPMGNKVAVKNFKTNEQFFLAGHKNLVSALCVSPNGNLLASGQVNHYGFKAMVIIWNFGERKIKASHEIHKVRVEDVCFTNDERYLISLGGIDDGCIVVWNVENGTPLCEIVGTLANSGMFGNATTIARTNLSKRNFLTAGEGTLKLWYIDEKDGKLNGIEAKIGKMKRAINCLVVDENDESVYCGTTSGDILKARLNIGELQESIKCPIMIGCYSKIPRHMSKANSNGGEVYAGGVKNLLLLPKKKIVVGAGDGTVELIEIKENSGFVKDEAKKNSLVIPCIITHRSGNVCATVTSMTRYRNDFLLVGTSLCEIHEIELSTFRTRLIVSCHTSAIQDLAFPRNSSEIFATAGKHDIRVWKLSTQKELLRITVPNFVCSSLCFDRNAGSIISAWNDGTLRGFATNSGELLFSIDCAHTKPVTTVTISNDDSKLISGGCDGQIRVWNAKTYARQLLTVLKEHRGPITSLHVSPDNSSFISSSSDGTCVMWDAGTLKRKVYLDFIWLNDDTPDERRNVSRPLHYK; this is encoded by the exons ATGAACGTTAACGAGCTTGAAATATTTAGCGTAATAGCATTCGATG GCCTAACGAGAAACGGTTTAAGACAGCATCCGGACGGAGAGCATCTTGCGTATCCGATGGGCAACAAAGTCGCtgtaaaaaatttcaagacaAACGAACAATTCTTCCTTGCTGGGCACAAAAATCTAGTATCCGCTTTGTGTGTTTCACCTAATGGAAATCTATTAGCTTCCGGTCAAGTGAATCATTACGGTTTCAAG GCAATGGTGATAATATGGAACTTTGGGGAACGTAAAATCAAAGCTAGTCACGAAATACACAAAGTCAGAGTCGAGGACGTGTGTTTCACTAACGACGAACGGTATTTGATTAGTCTCGGGGGCATCGACGATGGTTGCATCGTGGTGTGGAATGTCGAAAACGGAACTCCACTTTGTG aaatcgtagGTACGTTGGCAAACAGCGGAATGTTTGGAAACGCTACAACGATCGCGCGAACAAATCTTTCTAAAAGGAATTTTCTCACTGCCGGGGAAGGAACATTAAAACTATGGTATATCGATGAAAAAGATGGAAAATTGAATGGGATCGAGGCGAAGATTGGGAAAATGAAACGTGCTATCAATTGTCTGGTCGTAGACGAAAACGATGAAAGCGTTTATTGCGGAACGACATCCGGTGACATTTTAAAAGCAAG GCTGAACATCGGAGAGTTGCAAGAATCGATAAAATGTCCGATTATGATCGGATGCTATTCAAAGATACCAAGGCACATGTCGAAAGCTAATTCAAACGGGGGAGAAGTATACGCGGGTGGTGTGAAAAATTTGTTACTTttaccgaaaaagaaaatagtcGTAGGCGCAGGCGATGGAACGGTCGAATTGATCGAGATAAAAGAAAACTCGGGATTCGTAAAAGACGAGGCAAAGAAGAATTCGTTGGTCATACCGTGTATAATAACG CATCGTAGCGGGAACGTCTGCGCCACGGTAACATCGATGACCCGTTATCGAAACGATTTTCTACTGGTAGGAACAAGTTTATGCGAAATTCACGAAATCGAATTGTCAACTTTTCGTACACGTTTAATCGTCAGCTGTCACACCAGCGCTATACAGGATCTGGCATTTCCACG taACTCCTCGGAGATATTTGCAACGGCTGGTAAACACGATATACGAGTATGGAAGCTGTCAACGCAAAAAGAATTGCTCCGAATCACCGTACCGAATTTTGTCTGTTCTAGTCTATGTTTTGATCGTAATGCCGGCTCAATAATATCTG CGTGGAACGACGGTACTCTACGAGGATTTGCTACGAACAGCGGAGAACTGTTATTTTCGATCGACTGTGCGCACACGAAACCTGTGACAACGGTTACGATCAGCAACGACGACAGTAAACTGATCAGCGGTGGTTGCGATGGCCAG ATACGGGTATGGAATGCAAAAACGTACGCGCGACAATTATTAACCGTCTTGAAGGAACATAGAGGACCGATAACATCGCTGCATGTTTCACCGGACAACTCAAGTTTTATCAGTTCCAGCAGCGATGGTACCTGCGTAATGTGGGACGCAGG
- the LOC114879679 gene encoding cilia- and flagella-associated protein 52 isoform X2: MNVNELEIFSVIAFDGLTRNGLRQHPDGEHLAYPMGNKVAVKNFKTNEQFFLAGHKNLVSALCVSPNGNLLASGQVNHYGFKAMVIIWNFGERKIKASHEIHKVRVEDVCFTNDERYLISLGGIDDGCIVVWNVENGTPLCGTLANSGMFGNATTIARTNLSKRNFLTAGEGTLKLWYIDEKDGKLNGIEAKIGKMKRAINCLVVDENDESVYCGTTSGDILKARLNIGELQESIKCPIMIGCYSKIPRHMSKANSNGGEVYAGGVKNLLLLPKKKIVVGAGDGTVELIEIKENSGFVKDEAKKNSLVIPCIITHRSGNVCATVTSMTRYRNDFLLVGTSLCEIHEIELSTFRTRLIVSCHTSAIQDLAFPRNSSEIFATAGKHDIRVWKLSTQKELLRITVPNFVCSSLCFDRNAGSIISAWNDGTLRGFATNSGELLFSIDCAHTKPVTTVTISNDDSKLISGGCDGQIRVWNAKTYARQLLTVLKEHRGPITSLHVSPDNSSFISSSSDGTCVMWDAGTLKRKVYLDFIWLNDDTPDERRNVSRPLHYK; encoded by the exons ATGAACGTTAACGAGCTTGAAATATTTAGCGTAATAGCATTCGATG GCCTAACGAGAAACGGTTTAAGACAGCATCCGGACGGAGAGCATCTTGCGTATCCGATGGGCAACAAAGTCGCtgtaaaaaatttcaagacaAACGAACAATTCTTCCTTGCTGGGCACAAAAATCTAGTATCCGCTTTGTGTGTTTCACCTAATGGAAATCTATTAGCTTCCGGTCAAGTGAATCATTACGGTTTCAAG GCAATGGTGATAATATGGAACTTTGGGGAACGTAAAATCAAAGCTAGTCACGAAATACACAAAGTCAGAGTCGAGGACGTGTGTTTCACTAACGACGAACGGTATTTGATTAGTCTCGGGGGCATCGACGATGGTTGCATCGTGGTGTGGAATGTCGAAAACGGAACTCCACTTTGTG GTACGTTGGCAAACAGCGGAATGTTTGGAAACGCTACAACGATCGCGCGAACAAATCTTTCTAAAAGGAATTTTCTCACTGCCGGGGAAGGAACATTAAAACTATGGTATATCGATGAAAAAGATGGAAAATTGAATGGGATCGAGGCGAAGATTGGGAAAATGAAACGTGCTATCAATTGTCTGGTCGTAGACGAAAACGATGAAAGCGTTTATTGCGGAACGACATCCGGTGACATTTTAAAAGCAAG GCTGAACATCGGAGAGTTGCAAGAATCGATAAAATGTCCGATTATGATCGGATGCTATTCAAAGATACCAAGGCACATGTCGAAAGCTAATTCAAACGGGGGAGAAGTATACGCGGGTGGTGTGAAAAATTTGTTACTTttaccgaaaaagaaaatagtcGTAGGCGCAGGCGATGGAACGGTCGAATTGATCGAGATAAAAGAAAACTCGGGATTCGTAAAAGACGAGGCAAAGAAGAATTCGTTGGTCATACCGTGTATAATAACG CATCGTAGCGGGAACGTCTGCGCCACGGTAACATCGATGACCCGTTATCGAAACGATTTTCTACTGGTAGGAACAAGTTTATGCGAAATTCACGAAATCGAATTGTCAACTTTTCGTACACGTTTAATCGTCAGCTGTCACACCAGCGCTATACAGGATCTGGCATTTCCACG taACTCCTCGGAGATATTTGCAACGGCTGGTAAACACGATATACGAGTATGGAAGCTGTCAACGCAAAAAGAATTGCTCCGAATCACCGTACCGAATTTTGTCTGTTCTAGTCTATGTTTTGATCGTAATGCCGGCTCAATAATATCTG CGTGGAACGACGGTACTCTACGAGGATTTGCTACGAACAGCGGAGAACTGTTATTTTCGATCGACTGTGCGCACACGAAACCTGTGACAACGGTTACGATCAGCAACGACGACAGTAAACTGATCAGCGGTGGTTGCGATGGCCAG ATACGGGTATGGAATGCAAAAACGTACGCGCGACAATTATTAACCGTCTTGAAGGAACATAGAGGACCGATAACATCGCTGCATGTTTCACCGGACAACTCAAGTTTTATCAGTTCCAGCAGCGATGGTACCTGCGTAATGTGGGACGCAGG
- the LOC114879679 gene encoding cilia- and flagella-associated protein 52 isoform X4 yields MNVNELEIFSVIAFDGLTRNGLRQHPDGEHLAYPMGNKVAVKNFKTNEQFFLAGHKNLVSALCVSPNGNLLASGQVNHYGFKAMVIIWNFGERKIKASHEIHKVRVEDVCFTNDERYLISLGGIDDGCIVVWNVENGTPLCEIVGTLANSGMFGNATTIARTNLSKRNFLTAGEGTLKLWYIDEKDGKLNGIEAKIGKMKRAINCLVVDENDESVYCGTTSGDILKARLNIGELQESIKCPIMIGCYSKIPRHMSKANSNGGEVYAGGVKNLLLLPKKKIVVGAGDGTVELIEIKENSGFVKDEAKKNSLVIPCIITHRSGNVCATVTSMTRYRNDFLLVGTSLCEIHEIELSTFRTRLIVSCHTSAIQDLAFPRNSSEIFATAGKHDIRVWKLSTQKELLRITVPNFVCSSLCFDRNAGSIISAWNDGTLRGFATNSGELLFSIDCAHTKPVTTVTISNDDSKLISGGCDGQSSFFRYGYGMQKRTRDNY; encoded by the exons ATGAACGTTAACGAGCTTGAAATATTTAGCGTAATAGCATTCGATG GCCTAACGAGAAACGGTTTAAGACAGCATCCGGACGGAGAGCATCTTGCGTATCCGATGGGCAACAAAGTCGCtgtaaaaaatttcaagacaAACGAACAATTCTTCCTTGCTGGGCACAAAAATCTAGTATCCGCTTTGTGTGTTTCACCTAATGGAAATCTATTAGCTTCCGGTCAAGTGAATCATTACGGTTTCAAG GCAATGGTGATAATATGGAACTTTGGGGAACGTAAAATCAAAGCTAGTCACGAAATACACAAAGTCAGAGTCGAGGACGTGTGTTTCACTAACGACGAACGGTATTTGATTAGTCTCGGGGGCATCGACGATGGTTGCATCGTGGTGTGGAATGTCGAAAACGGAACTCCACTTTGTG aaatcgtagGTACGTTGGCAAACAGCGGAATGTTTGGAAACGCTACAACGATCGCGCGAACAAATCTTTCTAAAAGGAATTTTCTCACTGCCGGGGAAGGAACATTAAAACTATGGTATATCGATGAAAAAGATGGAAAATTGAATGGGATCGAGGCGAAGATTGGGAAAATGAAACGTGCTATCAATTGTCTGGTCGTAGACGAAAACGATGAAAGCGTTTATTGCGGAACGACATCCGGTGACATTTTAAAAGCAAG GCTGAACATCGGAGAGTTGCAAGAATCGATAAAATGTCCGATTATGATCGGATGCTATTCAAAGATACCAAGGCACATGTCGAAAGCTAATTCAAACGGGGGAGAAGTATACGCGGGTGGTGTGAAAAATTTGTTACTTttaccgaaaaagaaaatagtcGTAGGCGCAGGCGATGGAACGGTCGAATTGATCGAGATAAAAGAAAACTCGGGATTCGTAAAAGACGAGGCAAAGAAGAATTCGTTGGTCATACCGTGTATAATAACG CATCGTAGCGGGAACGTCTGCGCCACGGTAACATCGATGACCCGTTATCGAAACGATTTTCTACTGGTAGGAACAAGTTTATGCGAAATTCACGAAATCGAATTGTCAACTTTTCGTACACGTTTAATCGTCAGCTGTCACACCAGCGCTATACAGGATCTGGCATTTCCACG taACTCCTCGGAGATATTTGCAACGGCTGGTAAACACGATATACGAGTATGGAAGCTGTCAACGCAAAAAGAATTGCTCCGAATCACCGTACCGAATTTTGTCTGTTCTAGTCTATGTTTTGATCGTAATGCCGGCTCAATAATATCTG CGTGGAACGACGGTACTCTACGAGGATTTGCTACGAACAGCGGAGAACTGTTATTTTCGATCGACTGTGCGCACACGAAACCTGTGACAACGGTTACGATCAGCAACGACGACAGTAAACTGATCAGCGGTGGTTGCGATGGCCAG TCTTCCTTTTTTAGATACGGGTATGGAATGCAAAAACGTACGCGCGACAATTATTAA
- the LOC114879679 gene encoding cilia- and flagella-associated protein 52 isoform X6 has translation MNVNELEIFSVIAFDGLTRNGLRQHPDGEHLAYPMGNKVAVKNFKTNEQFFLAGHKNLVSALCVSPNGNLLASGQVNHYGFKAMVIIWNFGERKIKASHEIHKVRVEDVCFTNDERYLISLGGIDDGCIVVWNVENGTPLCEIVGTLANSGMFGNATTIARTNLSKRNFLTAGEGTLKLWYIDEKDGKLNGIEAKIGKMKRAINCLVVDENDESVYCGTTSGDILKARLNIGELQESIKCPIMIGCYSKIPRHMSKANSNGGEVYAGGVKNLLLLPKKKIVVGAGDGTVELIEIKENSGFVKDEAKKNSLVIPCIITHRSGNVCATVTSMTRYRNDFLLVGTSLCEIHEIELSTFRTRLIVSCHTSAIQDLAFPRNSSEIFATAGKHDIRVWKLSTQKELLRITVPNFVCSSLCFDRNAGSIISGSVERRYSTRICYEQRRTVIFDRLCAHETCDNGYDQQRRQ, from the exons ATGAACGTTAACGAGCTTGAAATATTTAGCGTAATAGCATTCGATG GCCTAACGAGAAACGGTTTAAGACAGCATCCGGACGGAGAGCATCTTGCGTATCCGATGGGCAACAAAGTCGCtgtaaaaaatttcaagacaAACGAACAATTCTTCCTTGCTGGGCACAAAAATCTAGTATCCGCTTTGTGTGTTTCACCTAATGGAAATCTATTAGCTTCCGGTCAAGTGAATCATTACGGTTTCAAG GCAATGGTGATAATATGGAACTTTGGGGAACGTAAAATCAAAGCTAGTCACGAAATACACAAAGTCAGAGTCGAGGACGTGTGTTTCACTAACGACGAACGGTATTTGATTAGTCTCGGGGGCATCGACGATGGTTGCATCGTGGTGTGGAATGTCGAAAACGGAACTCCACTTTGTG aaatcgtagGTACGTTGGCAAACAGCGGAATGTTTGGAAACGCTACAACGATCGCGCGAACAAATCTTTCTAAAAGGAATTTTCTCACTGCCGGGGAAGGAACATTAAAACTATGGTATATCGATGAAAAAGATGGAAAATTGAATGGGATCGAGGCGAAGATTGGGAAAATGAAACGTGCTATCAATTGTCTGGTCGTAGACGAAAACGATGAAAGCGTTTATTGCGGAACGACATCCGGTGACATTTTAAAAGCAAG GCTGAACATCGGAGAGTTGCAAGAATCGATAAAATGTCCGATTATGATCGGATGCTATTCAAAGATACCAAGGCACATGTCGAAAGCTAATTCAAACGGGGGAGAAGTATACGCGGGTGGTGTGAAAAATTTGTTACTTttaccgaaaaagaaaatagtcGTAGGCGCAGGCGATGGAACGGTCGAATTGATCGAGATAAAAGAAAACTCGGGATTCGTAAAAGACGAGGCAAAGAAGAATTCGTTGGTCATACCGTGTATAATAACG CATCGTAGCGGGAACGTCTGCGCCACGGTAACATCGATGACCCGTTATCGAAACGATTTTCTACTGGTAGGAACAAGTTTATGCGAAATTCACGAAATCGAATTGTCAACTTTTCGTACACGTTTAATCGTCAGCTGTCACACCAGCGCTATACAGGATCTGGCATTTCCACG taACTCCTCGGAGATATTTGCAACGGCTGGTAAACACGATATACGAGTATGGAAGCTGTCAACGCAAAAAGAATTGCTCCGAATCACCGTACCGAATTTTGTCTGTTCTAGTCTATGTTTTGATCGTAATGCCGGCTCAATAATATCTG GAAGCGTGGAACGACGGTACTCTACGAGGATTTGCTACGAACAGCGGAGAACTGTTATTTTCGATCGACTGTGCGCACACGAAACCTGTGACAACGGTTACGATCAGCAACGACGACAGTAA
- the LOC114879679 gene encoding cilia- and flagella-associated protein 52 isoform X7 — MNVNELEIFSVIAFDGLTRNGLRQHPDGEHLAYPMGNKVAVKNFKTNEQFFLAGHKNLVSALCVSPNGNLLASGQVNHYGFKAMVIIWNFGERKIKASHEIHKVRVEDVCFTNDERYLISLGGIDDGCIVVWNVENGTPLCEIVGTLANSGMFGNATTIARTNLSKRNFLTAGEGTLKLWYIDEKDGKLNGIEAKIGKMKRAINCLVVDENDESVYCGTTSGDILKARLNIGELQESIKCPIMIGCYSKIPRHMSKANSNGGEVYAGGVKNLLLLPKKKIVVGAGDGTVELIEIKENSGFVKDEAKKNSLVIPCIITHRSGNVCATVTSMTRYRNDFLLVGTSLCEIHEIELSTFRTRLIVSCHTSAIQDLAFPRNSSEIFATAGKHDIRVWKLSTQKELLRITVPNFVCSSLCFDRNAGSIISVCNFYRRKRGTTVLYEDLLRTAENCYFRSTVRTRNL, encoded by the exons ATGAACGTTAACGAGCTTGAAATATTTAGCGTAATAGCATTCGATG GCCTAACGAGAAACGGTTTAAGACAGCATCCGGACGGAGAGCATCTTGCGTATCCGATGGGCAACAAAGTCGCtgtaaaaaatttcaagacaAACGAACAATTCTTCCTTGCTGGGCACAAAAATCTAGTATCCGCTTTGTGTGTTTCACCTAATGGAAATCTATTAGCTTCCGGTCAAGTGAATCATTACGGTTTCAAG GCAATGGTGATAATATGGAACTTTGGGGAACGTAAAATCAAAGCTAGTCACGAAATACACAAAGTCAGAGTCGAGGACGTGTGTTTCACTAACGACGAACGGTATTTGATTAGTCTCGGGGGCATCGACGATGGTTGCATCGTGGTGTGGAATGTCGAAAACGGAACTCCACTTTGTG aaatcgtagGTACGTTGGCAAACAGCGGAATGTTTGGAAACGCTACAACGATCGCGCGAACAAATCTTTCTAAAAGGAATTTTCTCACTGCCGGGGAAGGAACATTAAAACTATGGTATATCGATGAAAAAGATGGAAAATTGAATGGGATCGAGGCGAAGATTGGGAAAATGAAACGTGCTATCAATTGTCTGGTCGTAGACGAAAACGATGAAAGCGTTTATTGCGGAACGACATCCGGTGACATTTTAAAAGCAAG GCTGAACATCGGAGAGTTGCAAGAATCGATAAAATGTCCGATTATGATCGGATGCTATTCAAAGATACCAAGGCACATGTCGAAAGCTAATTCAAACGGGGGAGAAGTATACGCGGGTGGTGTGAAAAATTTGTTACTTttaccgaaaaagaaaatagtcGTAGGCGCAGGCGATGGAACGGTCGAATTGATCGAGATAAAAGAAAACTCGGGATTCGTAAAAGACGAGGCAAAGAAGAATTCGTTGGTCATACCGTGTATAATAACG CATCGTAGCGGGAACGTCTGCGCCACGGTAACATCGATGACCCGTTATCGAAACGATTTTCTACTGGTAGGAACAAGTTTATGCGAAATTCACGAAATCGAATTGTCAACTTTTCGTACACGTTTAATCGTCAGCTGTCACACCAGCGCTATACAGGATCTGGCATTTCCACG taACTCCTCGGAGATATTTGCAACGGCTGGTAAACACGATATACGAGTATGGAAGCTGTCAACGCAAAAAGAATTGCTCCGAATCACCGTACCGAATTTTGTCTGTTCTAGTCTATGTTTTGATCGTAATGCCGGCTCAATAATATCTG TCTGTAATTTTTATCGGAGGAAGCGTGGAACGACGGTACTCTACGAGGATTTGCTACGAACAGCGGAGAACTGTTATTTTCGATCGACTGTGCGCACACGAAACCTGTGA
- the LOC114879679 gene encoding cilia- and flagella-associated protein 52 isoform X3: MIRDSITSTGLTRNGLRQHPDGEHLAYPMGNKVAVKNFKTNEQFFLAGHKNLVSALCVSPNGNLLASGQVNHYGFKAMVIIWNFGERKIKASHEIHKVRVEDVCFTNDERYLISLGGIDDGCIVVWNVENGTPLCEIVGTLANSGMFGNATTIARTNLSKRNFLTAGEGTLKLWYIDEKDGKLNGIEAKIGKMKRAINCLVVDENDESVYCGTTSGDILKARLNIGELQESIKCPIMIGCYSKIPRHMSKANSNGGEVYAGGVKNLLLLPKKKIVVGAGDGTVELIEIKENSGFVKDEAKKNSLVIPCIITHRSGNVCATVTSMTRYRNDFLLVGTSLCEIHEIELSTFRTRLIVSCHTSAIQDLAFPRNSSEIFATAGKHDIRVWKLSTQKELLRITVPNFVCSSLCFDRNAGSIISAWNDGTLRGFATNSGELLFSIDCAHTKPVTTVTISNDDSKLISGGCDGQIRVWNAKTYARQLLTVLKEHRGPITSLHVSPDNSSFISSSSDGTCVMWDAGTLKRKVYLDFIWLNDDTPDERRNVSRPLHYK, translated from the exons GCCTAACGAGAAACGGTTTAAGACAGCATCCGGACGGAGAGCATCTTGCGTATCCGATGGGCAACAAAGTCGCtgtaaaaaatttcaagacaAACGAACAATTCTTCCTTGCTGGGCACAAAAATCTAGTATCCGCTTTGTGTGTTTCACCTAATGGAAATCTATTAGCTTCCGGTCAAGTGAATCATTACGGTTTCAAG GCAATGGTGATAATATGGAACTTTGGGGAACGTAAAATCAAAGCTAGTCACGAAATACACAAAGTCAGAGTCGAGGACGTGTGTTTCACTAACGACGAACGGTATTTGATTAGTCTCGGGGGCATCGACGATGGTTGCATCGTGGTGTGGAATGTCGAAAACGGAACTCCACTTTGTG aaatcgtagGTACGTTGGCAAACAGCGGAATGTTTGGAAACGCTACAACGATCGCGCGAACAAATCTTTCTAAAAGGAATTTTCTCACTGCCGGGGAAGGAACATTAAAACTATGGTATATCGATGAAAAAGATGGAAAATTGAATGGGATCGAGGCGAAGATTGGGAAAATGAAACGTGCTATCAATTGTCTGGTCGTAGACGAAAACGATGAAAGCGTTTATTGCGGAACGACATCCGGTGACATTTTAAAAGCAAG GCTGAACATCGGAGAGTTGCAAGAATCGATAAAATGTCCGATTATGATCGGATGCTATTCAAAGATACCAAGGCACATGTCGAAAGCTAATTCAAACGGGGGAGAAGTATACGCGGGTGGTGTGAAAAATTTGTTACTTttaccgaaaaagaaaatagtcGTAGGCGCAGGCGATGGAACGGTCGAATTGATCGAGATAAAAGAAAACTCGGGATTCGTAAAAGACGAGGCAAAGAAGAATTCGTTGGTCATACCGTGTATAATAACG CATCGTAGCGGGAACGTCTGCGCCACGGTAACATCGATGACCCGTTATCGAAACGATTTTCTACTGGTAGGAACAAGTTTATGCGAAATTCACGAAATCGAATTGTCAACTTTTCGTACACGTTTAATCGTCAGCTGTCACACCAGCGCTATACAGGATCTGGCATTTCCACG taACTCCTCGGAGATATTTGCAACGGCTGGTAAACACGATATACGAGTATGGAAGCTGTCAACGCAAAAAGAATTGCTCCGAATCACCGTACCGAATTTTGTCTGTTCTAGTCTATGTTTTGATCGTAATGCCGGCTCAATAATATCTG CGTGGAACGACGGTACTCTACGAGGATTTGCTACGAACAGCGGAGAACTGTTATTTTCGATCGACTGTGCGCACACGAAACCTGTGACAACGGTTACGATCAGCAACGACGACAGTAAACTGATCAGCGGTGGTTGCGATGGCCAG ATACGGGTATGGAATGCAAAAACGTACGCGCGACAATTATTAACCGTCTTGAAGGAACATAGAGGACCGATAACATCGCTGCATGTTTCACCGGACAACTCAAGTTTTATCAGTTCCAGCAGCGATGGTACCTGCGTAATGTGGGACGCAGG
- the LOC114879679 gene encoding cilia- and flagella-associated protein 52 isoform X5, which yields MVIIWNFGERKIKASHEIHKVRVEDVCFTNDERYLISLGGIDDGCIVVWNVENGTPLCEIVGTLANSGMFGNATTIARTNLSKRNFLTAGEGTLKLWYIDEKDGKLNGIEAKIGKMKRAINCLVVDENDESVYCGTTSGDILKARLNIGELQESIKCPIMIGCYSKIPRHMSKANSNGGEVYAGGVKNLLLLPKKKIVVGAGDGTVELIEIKENSGFVKDEAKKNSLVIPCIITHRSGNVCATVTSMTRYRNDFLLVGTSLCEIHEIELSTFRTRLIVSCHTSAIQDLAFPRNSSEIFATAGKHDIRVWKLSTQKELLRITVPNFVCSSLCFDRNAGSIISAWNDGTLRGFATNSGELLFSIDCAHTKPVTTVTISNDDSKLISGGCDGQIRVWNAKTYARQLLTVLKEHRGPITSLHVSPDNSSFISSSSDGTCVMWDAGTLKRKVYLDFIWLNDDTPDERRNVSRPLHYK from the exons ATGGTGATAATATGGAACTTTGGGGAACGTAAAATCAAAGCTAGTCACGAAATACACAAAGTCAGAGTCGAGGACGTGTGTTTCACTAACGACGAACGGTATTTGATTAGTCTCGGGGGCATCGACGATGGTTGCATCGTGGTGTGGAATGTCGAAAACGGAACTCCACTTTGTG aaatcgtagGTACGTTGGCAAACAGCGGAATGTTTGGAAACGCTACAACGATCGCGCGAACAAATCTTTCTAAAAGGAATTTTCTCACTGCCGGGGAAGGAACATTAAAACTATGGTATATCGATGAAAAAGATGGAAAATTGAATGGGATCGAGGCGAAGATTGGGAAAATGAAACGTGCTATCAATTGTCTGGTCGTAGACGAAAACGATGAAAGCGTTTATTGCGGAACGACATCCGGTGACATTTTAAAAGCAAG GCTGAACATCGGAGAGTTGCAAGAATCGATAAAATGTCCGATTATGATCGGATGCTATTCAAAGATACCAAGGCACATGTCGAAAGCTAATTCAAACGGGGGAGAAGTATACGCGGGTGGTGTGAAAAATTTGTTACTTttaccgaaaaagaaaatagtcGTAGGCGCAGGCGATGGAACGGTCGAATTGATCGAGATAAAAGAAAACTCGGGATTCGTAAAAGACGAGGCAAAGAAGAATTCGTTGGTCATACCGTGTATAATAACG CATCGTAGCGGGAACGTCTGCGCCACGGTAACATCGATGACCCGTTATCGAAACGATTTTCTACTGGTAGGAACAAGTTTATGCGAAATTCACGAAATCGAATTGTCAACTTTTCGTACACGTTTAATCGTCAGCTGTCACACCAGCGCTATACAGGATCTGGCATTTCCACG taACTCCTCGGAGATATTTGCAACGGCTGGTAAACACGATATACGAGTATGGAAGCTGTCAACGCAAAAAGAATTGCTCCGAATCACCGTACCGAATTTTGTCTGTTCTAGTCTATGTTTTGATCGTAATGCCGGCTCAATAATATCTG CGTGGAACGACGGTACTCTACGAGGATTTGCTACGAACAGCGGAGAACTGTTATTTTCGATCGACTGTGCGCACACGAAACCTGTGACAACGGTTACGATCAGCAACGACGACAGTAAACTGATCAGCGGTGGTTGCGATGGCCAG ATACGGGTATGGAATGCAAAAACGTACGCGCGACAATTATTAACCGTCTTGAAGGAACATAGAGGACCGATAACATCGCTGCATGTTTCACCGGACAACTCAAGTTTTATCAGTTCCAGCAGCGATGGTACCTGCGTAATGTGGGACGCAGG